One Mycobacterium marseillense DNA window includes the following coding sequences:
- a CDS encoding lysylphosphatidylglycerol synthase transmembrane domain-containing protein, which translates to MSHDAPARNLDFPREQTPRGKYWWVRWVILGMVAIVLAVEVSLGWDQLAKAWMSLYEANWWWLLASVVAAAASMHSFAQIQRTLLKSAGVHVKQLRSEAAFYAANSLSTTLPGGPVLSATFLFRQQRLWGASTVVASWQLVMSGVLQAVGLALLGLGGAFLLGAKNNPFSLLFTLGGFVALLLLAQAVASRPELIEGIGSRVLAWVNSVRGRPADTGLDKWRETLMQLESVSLGRRDLSVAFGWSMFNWVADVACLGFAAYAAGDHASVAGLTVAYAAARAVGTIPLMPGGLLVVEAVLVPGLVSSGMSLSSAISAMLIYRLISWLFIAAVGWVVFFFVFRTENVADSDDDPITGPLPILPQPSDPSADPTGAALQGPLPPDRNPETEA; encoded by the coding sequence GTGTCACACGACGCGCCCGCCCGCAATCTCGACTTCCCGCGCGAACAAACCCCGCGCGGGAAGTACTGGTGGGTGCGCTGGGTCATCCTCGGCATGGTTGCCATCGTGCTTGCCGTCGAGGTTTCCCTGGGCTGGGATCAGCTGGCCAAAGCCTGGATGAGCCTGTACGAGGCGAACTGGTGGTGGTTGCTCGCCTCGGTGGTGGCGGCGGCCGCGTCGATGCACAGCTTCGCTCAGATCCAGCGCACCCTGCTCAAGTCGGCCGGGGTGCACGTCAAGCAACTGCGCTCGGAGGCCGCGTTCTATGCGGCCAACTCGCTGAGCACCACGCTGCCCGGCGGGCCCGTGCTGTCGGCGACGTTCCTGTTCCGGCAGCAGCGGCTGTGGGGCGCCTCGACCGTGGTGGCGTCGTGGCAGCTGGTGATGTCGGGCGTGCTGCAGGCGGTCGGGTTGGCTTTGCTCGGGTTGGGTGGCGCTTTCCTGCTGGGCGCGAAGAACAACCCTTTCTCGTTGCTGTTCACGCTCGGCGGTTTCGTGGCCCTGCTGCTGCTGGCGCAGGCCGTCGCCTCGCGCCCGGAGCTGATCGAAGGCATCGGCAGCCGGGTCCTGGCGTGGGTCAACTCGGTGCGCGGCAGGCCGGCGGACACCGGCCTGGACAAATGGCGCGAGACCCTGATGCAGCTCGAATCGGTGAGCCTGGGCCGTCGCGACCTTTCGGTGGCGTTCGGGTGGTCGATGTTCAACTGGGTCGCCGACGTCGCCTGCCTCGGCTTCGCCGCCTACGCCGCCGGGGACCACGCGTCGGTGGCGGGGCTGACCGTCGCCTACGCCGCGGCCCGCGCGGTCGGCACGATCCCGCTGATGCCCGGCGGCCTGCTGGTGGTCGAGGCGGTGCTGGTACCGGGCCTGGTCTCGAGCGGGATGTCGCTGTCGAGTGCGATCTCGGCCATGTTGATCTACCGGCTGATCAGCTGGCTGTTCATCGCCGCCGTCGGCTGGGTGGTGTTCTTCTTCGTGTTCCGCACCGAGAACGTCGCCGACTCCGACGACGACCCGATCACGGGTCCGCTGCCGATCCTGCCGCAGCCGAGCGACCCTTCCGCCGACCCGACCGGGGCCGCCCTGCAGGGGCCGTTACCGCCGGATCGGAACCCGGAGACCGAGGCCTAG
- a CDS encoding hemophore: MTTGSAGRRRRIFAGLIAATAPGAALAVLAGPAATGANDPCAASEVARTIGSVSKSMGDYLDSHPETNQTMTSMLQQQAGPQSLSGLKSYFDANPKVAGDMTSIAQPLTNLSLQCKLPISIPQMMGMMQQAQGAAGALPALPGSPAGVSPLGGTGAPPAAPQPAPPAAANPLSGPPRGNTVG, from the coding sequence ATGACGACAGGCAGCGCTGGACGGCGTCGCAGAATCTTCGCCGGGCTGATCGCCGCGACCGCGCCCGGTGCCGCCCTCGCGGTGCTCGCCGGGCCGGCGGCCACCGGCGCCAACGACCCGTGCGCGGCCAGCGAGGTCGCCCGCACGATCGGCTCGGTGTCCAAGTCGATGGGTGACTACCTGGATTCGCACCCGGAGACCAACCAGACGATGACCTCGATGCTGCAGCAGCAAGCGGGTCCGCAGTCGTTGAGCGGGCTGAAGTCCTACTTCGACGCCAACCCCAAGGTCGCCGGCGACATGACGTCGATCGCGCAGCCGCTGACCAACCTGTCGCTGCAGTGCAAGCTGCCGATCTCGATCCCGCAGATGATGGGCATGATGCAGCAGGCGCAGGGCGCCGCCGGCGCGCTTCCGGCGCTGCCCGGCAGCCCCGCGGGCGTCTCGCCGCTCGGCGGGACGGGCGCCCCGCCCGCCGCGCCGCAGCCCGCTCCTCCCGCGGCCGCGAACCCGCTCTCGGGCCCGCCGCGCGGAAACACCGTCGGCTAG